Proteins from one Mycteria americana isolate JAX WOST 10 ecotype Jacksonville Zoo and Gardens chromosome 1, USCA_MyAme_1.0, whole genome shotgun sequence genomic window:
- the LOC142412860 gene encoding uncharacterized protein LOC142412860 isoform X7, which yields MEAAGGGQVGFSPSWRRDELRRLRRLRRRWSSDPLLARLRSEAGSPTARRSVGPVLKRKRLPGTAPTDRRRKVWENICLHLSFWKRIAGIVIAVAVILLLMWITLNPPKLPQLEPCPDDWLYYKKKCYYHSRAMADWNSSQEFCSAYGASLAVVDSHQELAKTGCVYLMLGPTVLKIPGSCRLYNVSNTHNRLLDWAAQERKQILLGEWRVI from the exons ATGGAGGCGGCAGGCGGTGGCCAGGTCGGGTTCTCTCCGTCCTGGCGCCGGGATGAGctgcggcggctgcggcggctccggcggcggtGGTCCTCCGACCCGCTGCTGGCCCGGCTGCGGTCCGAGGCCGGGTCCCCCACGGCCCGCAGGTCGGTGGGGCCGGTGCTGAAGAGAAAACGGCTGCCCGGGACGGCGCCGACTGACCGGAGACGCAAAGTGTGGGAGA aTATCTGTTTACACCTCTCTTTTTGGAAAAGAATTGCGGGAATTGTCATCGCTGTTGCTGTAATTTTACTCTTAATGTGGATTACCTTAA ATCCACCTAAATTACCACAGCTGGAGCCGTGCCCTGATGACTGGCTGTACTACAAGAAGAAGTGTTACTATCATTCACGAGCCATGGCAGATTGGAATTCCAGTCAGGAGTTCTGCTCTGCCTACGGAGCTTCCCTTGCAGTGGTTGACAGCCACCAAGAGCTG GCGAAGACCGGCTGTGTTTATCTGATGCTGGGACCCACGGTATTGAAAATACCCGGTTCGTGCA GACTTTATAATGTATCGAATACGCATAACAGACTTCTGGATTGGGCTGCgcaggaaaggaaacaaattctTCTGGGTGAATGGAGAGTTATTTAA
- the LOC142412860 gene encoding uncharacterized protein LOC142412860 isoform X8, producing the protein MEAAGGGQVGFSPSWRRDELRRLRRLRRRWSSDPLLARLRSEAGSPTARRSVGPVLKRKRLPGTAPTDRRRKVWENICLHLSFWKRIAGIVIAVAVILLLMWITLNPPKLPQLEPCPDDWLYYKKKCYYHSRAMADWNSSQEFCSAYGASLAVVDSHQELAKTGCVYLMLGPTVLKIPGLYNVSNTHNRLLDWAAQERKQILLGEWRVI; encoded by the exons ATGGAGGCGGCAGGCGGTGGCCAGGTCGGGTTCTCTCCGTCCTGGCGCCGGGATGAGctgcggcggctgcggcggctccggcggcggtGGTCCTCCGACCCGCTGCTGGCCCGGCTGCGGTCCGAGGCCGGGTCCCCCACGGCCCGCAGGTCGGTGGGGCCGGTGCTGAAGAGAAAACGGCTGCCCGGGACGGCGCCGACTGACCGGAGACGCAAAGTGTGGGAGA aTATCTGTTTACACCTCTCTTTTTGGAAAAGAATTGCGGGAATTGTCATCGCTGTTGCTGTAATTTTACTCTTAATGTGGATTACCTTAA ATCCACCTAAATTACCACAGCTGGAGCCGTGCCCTGATGACTGGCTGTACTACAAGAAGAAGTGTTACTATCATTCACGAGCCATGGCAGATTGGAATTCCAGTCAGGAGTTCTGCTCTGCCTACGGAGCTTCCCTTGCAGTGGTTGACAGCCACCAAGAGCTG GCGAAGACCGGCTGTGTTTATCTGATGCTGGGACCCACGGTATTGAAAATACCCG GACTTTATAATGTATCGAATACGCATAACAGACTTCTGGATTGGGCTGCgcaggaaaggaaacaaattctTCTGGGTGAATGGAGAGTTATTTAA